One window of the Dryobates pubescens isolate bDryPub1 chromosome 13, bDryPub1.pri, whole genome shotgun sequence genome contains the following:
- the CCDC183 gene encoding coiled-coil domain-containing protein 183, translated as MSPVGRGATMAAPHTASLEGPSTMQRQEKNLSQRVPELCAVIGLQEQGRKFFTQWCEEKLSQNGELLPGLRELMQEDSQALEALQKVERALSCPQSRKLAVSKVFGAREHSDMAFTSRTAEVTTGRNSFFYECLVSPVSNLVNLSIQAAQEELQDEIYDQVKLCNLLLYQVRQRSQAREQLQRCLQQLQDVEVDDNQDQLQVIHQVENSIEKMLTKGRAGEKVTALYLGLGEVLRKELAHLPSHLDLLCGTANLYHGELEDMELMASDTLRTTHITKEDMAKVEAQFVKERELRFHSLASARVPIDRQWLKEARARIEQSRYDLTTDLHQEPLVDADTKATKMQLEHEARVTEEVQRAKAVVQCSCLWDIPSRFLAQQKCSADLEQCIKESKEKKEQLKETLKELELKLAELMFHQPPSTTSVVGFRQLEEERRMNLQREEARLRQLQGRVLRNQELLLEFESGINSLSARLGGITLPEQDDSAEATEAEEKLRQCQQKLQFLLRRVADLPPDTHGPDEDNETFTKVRNLLEKAATNDPQNLKISLEDSDSSIQDLTFADKGHGHVPSREYIKKQGLQLIEKKKKKSAKH; from the exons ATGTCTCCAGTGGGCAGGGGAGCCACGATGGCTGCCCCtcacacagccagcctggagggcCCAAGCACCATGCAGAGACAGGAGAAGAACCTCAGCCAGCGCGTCCCGGAGCTGTGTGCCGTCATAGGCTTGCAAG AGCAAGGCAGGAAATTCTTCACCCAATGGTGTGAGGAAAAGCTCAGCCAGAACGGAGAGCTGCTCCCCGGCCTGCGTGAGCTGATGCAGGAGGACAGCCAAGCCCTGGAAGCCCTCCAGAAG GTGGAGAgagccctctcctgcccccagaGCAGGAAGCTCGCTGTCTCTAAGGTCTTTGGAGCACGGGAGCACTCGGACATGGCCTTCAccagcaggacagcagaggTAACAACGG GCAGGAATTCCTTCTTCTATGAGTGCCTGGTGAGCCCTGTCTCCAACCTGGTGAACTTATCCAtccaggcagcccaggaggagcttcagGATGAAATCTATGACCAGGTGAAGTTGTGCAACCTGCTGCTGTACCAGGTGAGGCAGCGGAGCCAGGCccgggagcagctgcagaggtgcctgcagcagctgcaggacgTTGAGGTGGATGACAACCAGGACCAGCTGCAG GTGATTCACCAGGTGGAGAacagcattgagaagatgctGACGAAAGGCCgggctggggagaaggtgaCAGCCCTGTACCTGGGGCTAGGGGAGGTCCTGAGAAAG GAGCTGGCCCACCTGCCTAGCCATCTGGACCTCCTGTGTGGGACAGCCAACCTGTACCATGGGGAGCTGGAAGACATGGAGCTCATGGcctctgacaccctcagaacCACTCATATAACCAAG gaggacaTGGCCAAGGTGGAAGCTCAGTTCGTCAAGGAGAGAGAGCTCAGGTTCCACTCCCTGGCCTCTGCCAGGGTTCCCATTGACAGGCAGTGGCTGAAGGAAGCCAGGGCAAGGATAGAG CAATCCAGGTATGACCTCACCACGGACTTACATCAGGAACCACTGGTGG atGCTGACACAAAGGCCACCAAGATGCAGCTGGAGCATGAGGCCCGGGTGAcagaggaggtgcagagggCCAAGGCCGTGGTGCAGTGCTCCTGCCTCTGG gaCATCCCCAGCAGGTTCCTGGCACAGCAGAAGTGCTCAGCAGACCTGGAGCAGTGCATCAAGGAGagcaaggagaagaaggagcagctgaaggagacactgaaggagctggagctgaagctGGCTGAGCTGATGTTTCACCAGCCCCCCAGCACAaccag CGTGGTTGgcttcaggcagctggaggaggagaggaggatgaacctgcagagggaggaggcTCGGCTGCGGCAGCTGCAAGGCCGGGtgctgaggaaccaggagctcctGCTTGAGTTTGAAAGCGGCATCAACAGCCTCAGTGCCCGCCTGGGGGGCATCACCCTGCCCGAGCAG GATGATTCAGCTGAGGCCACGGAGGCGGAGGAGAAGCTGCggcagtgccagcagaagctgcagttcCTGCTGCGGAGGGTGGCTGACCTGCCCCCAGACACTCACGGCCCTGACGAGGACAATGAG ACATTCACCAAGGTCAGAAATCTCTTGGAGAAAGCAGCCACAAATGATCCACAGAATCTGAAGATCTCCTTGGAGGACTCAGACAGCAGCATCCAAG ACTTGACTTTTGCTGACAAGGGCCACGGCCATGTCCCCTCCCGGGAGTACATCAagaagcaggggctgcagctgattgagaagaagaagaagaagagtgcCAAGCACTAG
- the SBDS gene encoding ribosome maturation protein SBDS, whose protein sequence is MSIFTPTNQIRLTNVAVVRARRGGKRFEIACYRNKVMGWRSGAEKDLDEVLQTHTVFVNVSKGQVAKKEDLVQAFGTDDQTEICKMILSKGELQVSDKERHTQLEQMFRDIATIVADKCVNPETKRPYTVILIERAMKDIHYSVKPNKSTKQQALEVIRQLKETMQIERAHMRLRFILPLKEGKKLKERLKPLIKVIESEDFHEQLEIVCLIDPGCFRELDELVRSETKGKGALEVLSLKDVEEGDEKLE, encoded by the exons atgtCCATCTTCACCCCCACCAACCAGATCCGCCTCACAAACGTGGCCGTGGTGCGGGCTCGGCGCGGCGGGAAGCGCTTCGAGATCGCCTGCTACCGCAACAAGGTCATGGGATGGCGCAGCGGAGC GGAGAAAGATCTGGATGAGGTCCTGCAGACACACACAGTGTTTGTCAACGTTTCCAAAGGGCAGGTGGCGAAAAAGGAAGATCTGGTCCAAGCATTTGGGACAGATGACCAAACAGAAATCTGCAAGATG ATCCTGTCCaagggggagctgcaggtgtCAGACAAAGAGAGGCACACGCAGCTGGAGCAGATGTTCCGGGACATCGCCACCATCGTGGCCGACAAGTGTGTGAACCCCGAGACCAAGAGGCCATACACAGTCATCCTGATAGAGAGAGCCATGAAGGACATTCACTACTCTGTCAAACCCAAcaagagcacaaagcagcag GCACTGGAAGTGATCAGGCAGTTGAAGGAGACGATGCAAATCGAACGTGCTCACATGAGGCTGAGATTCATCCTTCCACTTAAGGAGGGCAAGAAACTGAAAGAGAGGCTCAAGCCTCTGATTAAAGTTATTGAGAGTGAAGACTTCCATGAGCAGCTGGAAATT GTGTGCCTTATTGACCCTGGctgcttcagggagctggatgagctggtCCGCAGCGAGACCAAAGGCAAAGGAGCTCTGGAAGTGCTCAGCCTGAAAGACGTGGAGGAAGGAGACGAAAAGCTGGAGTGA